The proteins below are encoded in one region of Salmo salar chromosome ssa02, Ssal_v3.1, whole genome shotgun sequence:
- the LOC106587987 gene encoding secernin-2: MAEPEPPLSCDCFVSLPPGSQDDHVIFGKNSDRPRDEVQEVLYYPATSHPSGTMLECTYIQIPQAEHTHAVVLSRPSWLWGAEMGANDKGVCIGNEAVWTREAIDPGEALLGMDLVRLGLERADSAWGAVGVITGLLEQHGQGGPCREDPAPFSYHNSFLLVDRNEAWVLETAGKLWVAQKVTEGVKNISNALTIGTDISAEHPELRSVAQAQGWWSGEGEFCFNEVFKSETPPARMELAKRRYSGGTLLLQQHDGSVTAEVMMSILRDKPSGICMDSGGFRTTGSMVSILPRDPSLPCIHFLTATPDPSRSVFKPFVFSESVTPVSRVISPQYGPDDPVRKQPRFQSQVDRRHDLYKAHEGALQTMETNPDAGNALTETLRMLEGQCLTDISALLSGESPVEEELGDLFFDCVDTELKFYQ; encoded by the exons ATGGCAGAGCCTGAGCCGCCCCTCTCGTGTGACTGCTTTGTGTCCTTGCCCCCTGGCTCACAAGATGATCACGTGATCTTTGGGAAGAACTCGGACCGTCCTAGAGATGAGGTCCAGGAGGTTCTTTACTACCCAGCAACCAGTCACCCATCTGGGACCATGCTGGAG TGCACGTACATTCAGATCCCTCAAGCAGAACACACCCATGCTGTGGTCCTCAGCCGGCCTTCCTGGCTGTGGGGGGCTGAGATGGGGGCCAACGACAAGGGGGTCTGCATCGGGAATGAGGCTGTGTGGACCCGCGAAGCTATCGATCCAGGGGAAGCCCTGCTAGGAATGGACCTGGTCCG CTTGGGACTGGAGCGTGCAGACAGTGCCTGGGGGGCGGTGGGTGTGATCACTGGTCTGCTGGAGCAGCACGGCCAGGGGGGGCCATGCAGGGAGGACCCGGCTCCCTTCAGCTACCACAACTCCTTCCTCCTGGTGGACCGCAACGAGGCCTGGGTCCTGGAGACCGCCGGCAAGCTCTGGGTGGCACAGAAAGTCACAG AGGGGGTGAAGAACATCTCCAATGCGCTGACCATCGGGACGGATATCTCAGCGGAGCACCCAGAGCTGCGGAGTGTGGCCCAGGCCCAGGGTTGGTGGAGCGGCGAGGGAGAGTTCTGCTTCAACGAGGTGTTCAAGTCTGAAACCCCCCCTGCCAGGATGGAACTGGCCAAGAGGCGCTACAGTGGGGGCACACTGCTCCTCCAACAGCATGATG GTTCTGTGACGGCCGAGGTGATGATGTCCATCCTGAGGGACAAGCCCAGTGGGATCTGCATGGACTCTGGGGGGTTCCGCACCACTGGCAGCATGGTGTCCATCCTGCCCCGCGACCCCAGCCTGCCCTGCATCCACTTCCTCACTGCCACCCCCGACCCCTCCAG ATCTGTTTTCAAGCCTTTTGTCTTCTCTGAGTCTGTGACCCCAGTGTCGAGGGTGATCTCCCCACAGTACGGCCCAGACGACCCAGTCAGGAAGCAGCCGCGCTTCCAGAGCCAAGTGGACCGCAGGCACGACCTGTACAAGGCCCATGAAGGGGCCCTGCAGACTATGGAGACCAACCCG GATGCAGGGAATGCTCTGACTGAGACGTTGAGGATGTTGGAGGGCCAGTGTCTGACGGACATATCAGCCCTGCTCAGTGGAGAATCACCAGTAGAAGAGGAGCTGGGGGACCTGTTCTTTGACTGTGTGGACACGGAGCTGAAGTTCTACCAGTGA